In Zingiber officinale cultivar Zhangliang chromosome 3B, Zo_v1.1, whole genome shotgun sequence, a single window of DNA contains:
- the LOC122055710 gene encoding phosphate transporter PHO1 homolog 1-like, with protein MHGIFTENVPQHHHHRRQMIPWPLPSVSSVIKCFHGFHSTHPPISSIIAAPVEMVKFSKQFEAQLVPEWKEAFVDYWQLKKDVKRMQASRENTTAPPPSLALALLSSWTKLPPFDSIPRKEHGTIQIHRKLMNSASRGVMYETELLEQFADSDAAREFFVRLDLQLNKVNQFYKGKEKEFVERGESLKKQMEILLELKAALKNQKGQVSVGDDPKDDPSISCSIFCEEDAMKEEQEQAQEILATEYESGDFQFVDPPQGSDELEKPKTTDRLDEVKLRSLSGRAFTLQGKNLLIKIPLTTPSRTISALAYLFREDLGSQLRKCGSQSGKLNINKAKIHRAEKMIRGAFVELHKGLGYLKTYRTLNMLAFAKILKKFDKVTGKQVLNTYLKVVEVSYFNSSDMAMKLMDEVEELFIKHFADDNKQKAMKYLKTHQHKESHGVTFFIGLFTGCFIAMFIGYCIMAHMAGMYTGQSDTTIYMETVYPILSMFSLLFLHLFLYGCNIFMWRKTRINYAFIFEFAHTKELKYREVFLICTTAMTAVVGVMFAHLVLIARGHSSTHVQAIPGFLFLMFMALLICPFDIVYRSSRYHFLRVIRNIMLSPLYKVVMVDFFMADQLCSQVPMLRNMEFVTCYYITGSYRTQDYGYCMRSKHFKDLSYAVSFLPYYWRAMQCARRWFDEGETSHLVNLGKYVSAMLAAGAKVAYEKENNIGWLLLVVVVSSAATVYQLYWDFVKDWGLLQLDSKNPWLRSELILRRKYVYYISMGLNLVMRLAWLQTVLHYNFGNVDYRVTSFFLAALEVIRRGQWNFYRLENEHLNNAGKFRAVKTVPLPFHEVDQD; from the exons ATGCACGGTATATTTACTGAGAATGTGCCGCAGCACCACCACCACCGACGCCAAATGATTCCTTGGCCCCTGCCTTCAGTCTCGTCAGTTATAAAATGCTTTCATGGTTTCCATTCCACACACCCACCGATCTCCTCCATCATCGCCGCCCCAGTTGAAATGGTGAAGTTCTCGAAGCAATTCGAGGCGCAGCTCGTTCCCGAGTGGAAGGAGGCGTTCGTTGATTACTGGCAGCTGAAGAAGGACGTCAAGAGAATGCAAGCTTCCCGCGAGAACACTACTGCGCCGCCGCCTTCTTTGGCCCTCGCATTGCTCTCCTCTTGGACGAAGCTCCCTCCGTTCGATTCCATTCCGCGCAAGGAGCACGGAACTATTCAG ATTCACAGGAAGCTGATGAACTCGGCGAGTAGGGGAGTCATGTACGAGACTGAATTGCTGGAGCAGTTCGCCGATAGTGATGCCGCGAGGGAGTTCTTCGTGCGGCTGGACCTCCAGCTCAACAAGGTGAATCAGTTCtacaagggcaaggagaaggagTTCGTTGAGAGAGGGGAGTCGCTCAAGAAGCAGATGGAGATCCTCCTCGAGCTCAAGGCGGCTCTCAAGAACCAGAAGGGCCAGGTTTCAGTGGGTGATGATCCGAAGGATGATCCTTCCATTTCCTGCTCGATCTTCTGCG aagaaGATGCTATGAAGGAAGAACAAGAACAGGCCCAAGAGATCCTAGCAACTGAATATGAAAGTGGTGATTTCCAGTTTGTAGACCCACCTCAGGGATCCGACGAGTTGGAGAAGCCGAAGACCACCGATCGTCTAGACGAAGTGAAGCTGAGGAGTCTCTCTGGAAGAGCATTCACCTTGCAGGGAAAGAACCTATTGATCAAAATTCCCCTTACTACACCTTCAAGGACCATCTCTGCCTTGGCATACTTATTCCGAGAGGACTTAGGTAGCCAATTGAGGAAATGTGGATCGCAGAGTGGCAAGCTGAACATCAACAAGGCCAAGATCCACCGTGCCGAGAAAATGATCAGAGGGGCCTTCGTCGAGCTCCACAAAGGGCTGGGCTACCTCAAAACTTATCG AACTTTGAACATGTTGGCTTTTGCGAAGATTCTGAAGAAGTTCGACAAG GTGACAGGAAAGCAAGTTCTGAACACATATCTCAAAGTGGTGGAAGTCTCCTACTTCAATAGTTCAGACATG GCAATGAAGTTGATGGACGAAGTCGAAGAACTATTCATCAAACACTTTGCTGATGACAACAAGCAGAAGGCCATGAAGTACCTCAAAACCCATCAACATAAAGAATCTCATGGTGTCACCTTCTTCATTG GCCTTTTTACCGGATGCTTCATCGCGATGTTCATCGGATATTGCATTATGGCACATATGGCCGGCATGTACACCGGGCAATCGGATACTACTATCTACATGGAAACAGTGTACCCAATCCTAAG CATGTTCAGCCTCTTGTTCCTACATTTGTTCCTTTACGGATGCAACATCTTCATGTGGCGAAAGACGAGAATAAACTACGCCTTCATATTTGAATTTGCCCATACAAAAGAGCTGAAGTATAGGGAAGTTTTCCTCATTTGTACCACAGCCATGACTGCGGTGGTAGGAGTGATGTTTGCTCACTTGGTCCTTATTGCAAGAGGGCACTCCTCGACTCATGTCCAAGCAATCCCTGGATTCCTCTTCCTG ATGTTTATGGCATTGCTCATTTGCCCATTCGACATTGTGTATCGGTCGAGTCGCTATCACTTCTTGAGAGTGATCAGGAATATCATGTTGTCCCCTTTATACAAGGTAGTAATGGTGGATTTCTTCATGGCTGATCAACTCTGTAGTCAG GTCCCAATGCTCAGAAATATGGAATTTGTGACTTGTTACTACATAACAGGTAGTTATCGAACGCAAGACTACGGGTATTGCATGAGATCCAAGCATTTCAAAGACTTATCTTATGCTGTCTCATTCCTTCCTTACTACTGGAGAGCTATGCAG TGTGCTAGAAGGTGGTTTGATGAAGGAGAGACAAGCCACCTAGTCAACTTGGGGAAGTATGTTTCTGCCATGCTTGCGGCCGGTGCCAAAGTAGCCTATGAAAAGGAGAACAACATCGGCTGGCTTTTGCTTGTCGTGGTGGTGTCAAGCGCTGCCACTGTCTACCAACTCTACTGGGACTTCGTTAAGGATTGGGGTTTGCTCCAACTCGACTCCAAGAACCCGTGGCTTCGAAGCGAATTGATCCTCCGAAGGAAGTATGTGTACTACATTTCCATG GGTTTGAATCTCGTTATGCGACTTGCGTGGTTACAAACAGTCCTCCATTACAATTTCGGAAATGTGGACTATAGAGTTACTTCATTCTTCTTGGCGGCTCTCGAGGTGATTAGACGAGGGCAATGGAACTTCTATAG GTTGGAAAATGAGCATCTAAACAATGCAGGAAAGTTCAGGGCTGTCAAAACTGTTCCACTGCCTTTTCATGAAGTGGATCAGGATTAG